The Roseovarius indicus genome has a segment encoding these proteins:
- a CDS encoding ABC transporter permease, with product MMWVIAGLAAWALGWWLNHVLSHRPANRFTRLAVPVIFGLTVIVVWECIVRGFDIPTVLLPAPTQIAVRFAASTGILWQDFVQTAIKGALTGYILGCGAAVLLAVAIDRSPFLKRGLLPVGNFVAALPIVGTAPILVMWFGFDWQSKAAVVVVMVFFPMLVNTVQGLQDTDAMQRDLMRTYAASYWQTLFKLRLPAAMPFIFNGLKIATTLALIGAIVAEFFGSPIKGMGFRISTSVGQLSMDLVWAEIVVAALAGSGFYGGVALIEKAMTFWHPSQRGRA from the coding sequence ATGATGTGGGTGATCGCAGGCCTCGCCGCATGGGCGCTCGGGTGGTGGCTCAATCACGTGCTGTCGCACCGTCCGGCCAACCGGTTCACCCGGCTGGCCGTGCCGGTGATCTTCGGGCTGACGGTCATCGTGGTGTGGGAATGCATCGTGCGGGGGTTCGACATCCCGACCGTGCTGTTGCCCGCGCCGACGCAGATTGCCGTGCGCTTCGCCGCCTCCACCGGCATCCTGTGGCAGGATTTCGTGCAGACCGCCATCAAGGGCGCGCTGACCGGCTACATCCTGGGCTGTGGCGCCGCCGTGCTGCTGGCCGTGGCGATCGACCGCTCGCCCTTCCTCAAGCGCGGCCTGCTGCCGGTGGGCAATTTCGTGGCCGCCCTGCCCATCGTCGGCACCGCGCCCATCCTGGTGATGTGGTTCGGCTTCGACTGGCAGTCGAAGGCGGCCGTGGTCGTGGTCATGGTGTTCTTCCCGATGCTGGTGAACACCGTGCAGGGCCTGCAGGACACCGATGCGATGCAGCGCGACCTGATGCGCACCTATGCCGCAAGCTACTGGCAGACGCTCTTCAAGCTACGCCTGCCCGCCGCCATGCCGTTCATCTTCAACGGCCTCAAGATCGCCACCACGCTGGCCCTCATCGGCGCCATCGTGGCCGAGTTCTTCGGCTCGCCGATCAAGGGCATGGGCTTTCGCATCTCGACCTCGGTCGGGCAGCTCTCGATGGACCTTGTCTGGGCCGAGATCGTGGTCGCGGCGCTGGCGGGCTCGGGCTTCTACGGCGGGGTTGCGCTGATCGAGAAGGCAATGACATTCTGGCACCCATCACAAAGGGGCCGGGCATAA